A region from the Tigriopus californicus strain San Diego chromosome 9, Tcal_SD_v2.1, whole genome shotgun sequence genome encodes:
- the LOC131887339 gene encoding membrane-associated protein Hem-like — MLRLAEKLLLYRHKAEGLLLRLYHLKQELSDANSDLSFLHEKCFSPLSKALSATRDLRGFQPSSKHVEEIEKMRPKIRKYLALPHDTLLDVYSLCSSSLLELFQDCRVLSLDSGRSPQLTSLYLDLVVLYGSLLILLARMPERNLICILMCFTSSQGGSSSGEASVSALPTTTLESLGPRSTTDRDFHLGVFDFMERVGRPLVLMYHSLRPFQATVKGAFLSSVCLAFVGQRKSSEQWRSEEFLSIQTMVGTPNPSTEDQVAMTSCMGYPIGLEMVHLERIEQWMFFSFLICHFVIDFNHKDAGEYRIWSMLLQGMWVLPIIRDEVIWVHEELGQFFKAIKGQKGEDRVSKKANEMKILYATATRSAPYYHFQRRLYLTSLLKHYSTLLRDCPALLGPRILHVLKVCSLSQDELYWLLAHHANKPNKLSSEAERFLQIDYEVLELMFHLDEIRQMVQKFGHKVAHPYFEAYITTFDIPALQETLLGEIAKINDPDINSHPMQITLQSLMGAIHPVGQEQSGRDKSPVNPLSEDEKQPEALDNPFSQPPAASGVQPPRNERVTKITTEALQLDCLRLQVFLVTTNFQKATESSLSDSKSSTDSLHRRPKSPPTALTRQIDALLSHLALLKSSGQPDQDVESAARPSVLFDDPISSALTLARLAAGYPDILKRFFSHVINGNVPGTTMGLAIAFPCICAHPEDLWNPMCPEDYERLAKAATENAKFFLRQICAQLFKHFRAWLTYQNAVTRSTEASNGAALKVALKMASRRTKDVSETSSALSEVMKSRDDMINRGTMTAAFGTMKNALQLEGAVFPLMMALSFTLNRYDEMRVFSCRFRPLEFFLQTLEADFIAGIGAILKIERGTLNTPTNVLSHVEDYIWCLLSLGNHVSGVDMPLICLGLLNMMQRCSVDQHMNASLGESVQQYLESYFSQVIKPLVWNNTLVFSETFKCFVLPSCLDVTKKDLPMSDVLKAFTLEDFVGSNQLEALAKVFGTAGIEVLKSRLLHELIFKDLRELQTVTMASRNEAIPVSTTLSLGIRLGVSLSIHDLLDQAVGKVSRERLPHLCSVLEDLISEDHHRQSDDETDNGIQEMASLMGLHPSPRSNFNVAELIHREALFEYEDLLHLMQIFSHAIPYSGLLTSSLFIGETTNARGEKICIDGHFNNLNCLAQTVSQLFSVLFYLTRLPVDEDHAEDIMRNQDERHCFEAFLSLLAKKLVDFQGRGGSTTKDSKSNQESVLLLLSLIIEHCPTVDHDVLNKIFPLPIKLLHRARERIGRSEHDVRFQRSFQALSLTDKCIESSELSRRELSTKSGPIMIQVREGDDDLQIKQNDDVNEDEDMAYEFVNDY, encoded by the exons ATGTTGCGTCTGGCCGAGAAGTTACTGCTCTATCGTCACAAGGCCGAGGGCCTCTTACTCCGTTTGTACCATCTCAAACAGGAGCTGAGCGATGCAAATTCTGATCTCTCGTTTCTACACGAGAAATGCTTCTCGCCCTTGAGCAAGGCTTTGAGTGCGACACGAGACCTCCGAGGTTTCCAGCCTTCCTCCAAGCACGTGGAGGAGATCGAAAAAATGCGTCCCAAGATCCGGAAGTACTTGGCCTTACCCCACGACACCCTTTTGGATGTGTACTCGCTTTGTTCCAGTTCCTTATTGGAATTGTTTCAAGATTGTAGAGTTCTGTCTCTGGACTCGGGTCGGAGTCCCCAGCTGACGTCACTCTATTTGGATTTAGTGGTTCTCTACGGCTCTCTGCTCATCTTGTTGGCCCGGATGCCAGAGAGGAATCtaatttgcattttaatgtGTTTCACGAGTTCTCAAGGGGGTTCGAGCTCGGGTGAAGCCAGTGTTTCAGCACTGCCAACGACCACTTTGGAGTCACTTGGACCGCGCTCCACGACAGATCGAGATTTCCATCTTGGAGTTTTTGATTTTATGGAACGAGTGGGACGTCCCCTGGTGCTGATGTACCACAGCCTTCGACCTTTCCAAGCCACTGTAAAAGGCGCCTTTCTTTCCTCCGTTTGCTTGGCCTTTGTGGGGCAGCGGAAAAGTAGTGAGCAGTGGCGGAGCGAGGAGTTTCTGTCCATTCAAACCATGGTCGGGACCCCCAACCCCTCGACAGAGGACCAGGTGGCCATGACCTCTTGCATGGGCTATCCCATTGGTCTGGAAATGGTCCACTTGGAACGAATCGAGCAATGGATGTTCTTTAGTTTCCTTATTTGCCACTTTGTCATCGACTTCAACCACAAAGACGCTGGAGAATATCGAATTTGGTCCATGCTCCTTCAAGGCATGTGGGTTTTACCCATTATCAG GGACGAGGTCATTTGGGTGCACGAGGAACTTGGACAATTCTTCAAGGCCATCAAAGGACAAAAAGGGGAGGACAGAGTCAgcaaaaaggccaatgaaatgaaaatcctCTATGCCACAGCAACCCGATCCGCTCCGTATTACCATTTCCAAAGAAGGCTATATTTGACGAGCCTCCTCAAGCATTACTCAACATTGCTAAGAGACTGTCCGGCCTTATTAGGACCGAGGATTCTTCATGTTTTGAAG GTCTGCAGTCTCAGTCAAGATGAGTTGTATTGGCTTTTGGCTCACCATGCCAACAAACCCAACAAATTGTCTTCTGAGGCCGAGCGGTTCCTGCAAATTGATTACGAGGTCCTGGAGCTCATGTTCCATCTGGATGAGATCCgtcaaatggttcaaaaattCGGCCATAAAGTCGCTCATCCTTATTTCGAGGCTTACATCACAA cttttgaCATTCCGGCCCTGCAAGAGACTCTCCTGGGTGAGATCGCCAAAATAAATGATCCCGATATCAACTCTCATCCCATGCAAATTACCCTGCAAAGTTTGATGGGCGCCATTCATCCCGTCGGCCAAGAGCAATCGGGTCGGGATAAATCGCCTGTCAACCCGTTGAGCGAAGACGAGAAACAACCCGAAGCTCTCGACAATCCCTTCTCTCAGCCTCCTGCAGCCTCAGGCGTGCAACCACCAAGAAATG aACGTGTGACCAAGATCACGACCGAGGCTCTCCAATTGGACTGTCTAAGACTTCAGGTTTTTCTTGTCAccacaaattttcaaaaggctACCGAGTCCTCTTTGTCGGACTCAAAATCCTCGACGGACAGCCTCCACCGACGACCCAAATCCCCGCCAACAGCTTTAACTCGCCAAATTGATGCTTTGCTTTCACATTTGGCCCTATTGAAGAGCTCTGGTCAGCCAGACCAAGATGTTGAAAGTGCCGCGAGGCCTTCGGTCCTTTTTGACGATCCTATTTCGTCGGCCTTAACCCTGGCACGACTCGCTGCGGGCTATCCCGACATTTTGAAGCGTTTCTTTAGTCATGTGATCAATGGAAACGTACCTGGAACAACAATGGGTCTGGCCATTGCTTTCCCATGTATTTGTGCTCATCCGGAAGACCTCTGGAATCCCATGTGTCCCGAGGATTATGAGCGATTGGCCAAGGCTGCAACAGAAAATGCAAAGTTCTTTTTGCGACAAATCTGTGCTCAACTCTTCAAGCACTTTCGTGCATGGCTAACCTACCAAAATGCCGTTACTCGGTCCACCGAAGCCTCGAATGGAGCTGCTTTGAAAGTCGCATTGAAGATGGCCAGTCGGAGAACGAAAGATGTTAGCGAGACATCTTCCGCTCTGTCGGAGGTCATGAAGTCTCGCGACGACATGATTAATCGAGGAACGATGACGGCGGCCTTTGGAACGATGAAGAACGCGTTACAGTTGGAAGGAGCCGTGTTTCCCCTAATGATGGCATTGTCATTTACCTTGAACCGTTATGATGAGATGCGAGTATTTTCTTGTCGCTTTCGACCACTTGAGTTCTTTCTTCAAACCCTAGAGGCGGATTTCATTGCCGGTATTGgagccattttgaaaatcgAGCGCGGTACACTCAACACACCTACAAACGTACTTTCTCATGTGGAAGATTACATTTGGTGTTTGCTGTCATTGGGAAACCACGTATCCGGTGTTGATATGCCCCTGATCTGCCTGGggctcttgaatatgatgcaaaGGTGCTCAGTGGACCAACACATGAATGCCTCCCTTGGGGAATCCGTTCAACAATACCTAGAGTCCTATTTCTCACAAGTCATCAAACCCTTGGTGTGGAACAATACCTTAGTGTTCTCGGAGACATTCAAATGTTTCGTCCTCCCATCATGCTTGGATGTCACGAAGAAAGATTTGCCTATGAGCGATGTCCTCAAAGCATTTACCTTGGAAGATTTTGTGGGGAGCAACCAATTAGAAGCCTTGGCCAAAGTATTTGGAACTGCGGGAATTGAGGTCCTAAAGTCAAGACTTCTTCACGAACTTATATTCAAAGACCTCCGCGAACTACAAACCGTCACAATGGCCTCAAGGAATGAGGCCATTCCTGTATCGACAACCCTGTCTTTAGGAATTCGACTAGGCGTTAGTTTGTCCATACATGATCTTCTAGACCAAGCGGTGGGAAAAGTGAGCCGGGAGCGATTGCCTCATCTGTGCTCTGTTCTCGAAGACCTAATTTCTGAGGACCATCACCGACAATCCGATGATGAAACGGACAATGGCATCCAGGAAATGGCCTCGCTCATGGGCCTTCATCCCTCTCCGAGAAGCAACTTCAATGTAGCAGAATTAATACACCGAGAAGCTCTGTTCGAGTATGAGGACTTGCTTCATTTAATGCAGATATTTTCCCATGCTATCCCCTACTCGGGTTTATTAACATCCAGCCTATTCATTGGGGAAACCACTAATGCCCGCGGGGAGAAGATATGCATCGACGGTCATTTCAACAACCTCAACTGCTTGGCACAAACTGTGAGTCAGCTGTTCTCCGTATTGTTCTACTTGACTCGTCTACCCGTGGATGAGGACCACGCTGAGGACATCATGAGAAATCAAGATGAGCGCCATTGCTTCGAAGCTTTTCTGTCGCTTCTGGCCAAGAAACTGGTGGATTTTCAAGGCCGAGGAGGCTCTACTACGAAGGATTCCAAGTCCAACCAAGAGTCtgtccttcttcttcttagcCTCATTATTGAGCATTGCCCGACCGTGGACCATGACGTGCTCAATAAGATTTTCCCCCTTCCCATCAAGCTTCTTCATCGGGCTCGCGAACGAATCGGACGATCGGAACATGATGTGCGCTTTCAGAGAAGCTTTCAGGCCTTGAGTTTGACTGATAAATGCATTGAATCCTCGGAGCTGAGCCGACGGGAACTGTCCACAAAGAGTGGTCCGATCATGATCCAAGTGCGAGAGGGAGACGACGAtcttcaaatcaagcaaaacGACGACGTAAATGAGGATGAAGACATGGCATATGAGTTCGTTAATGATTATTAG
- the LOC131887340 gene encoding uncharacterized protein LOC131887340, whose protein sequence is MKAMVVLIVFFLAIVMVWNSLQESFQNPVLTSLQLAAVMMAPFPAISIDTGDTMTGENYLQKAIQQIEFECLTKGEDSMISLQYICSPDQLSGGIRGLFNEAIQVLMLQLLNRMTKRLEANPKELRQSYFHFKRKWRKLNYETISDELVIGIQQGHINQTQLITTMSNLCATYFGFQDILDLVYNQEIIQKRALTSFVHHDFNSVNMTKNASLKNTVDAILIAPFRTLMSRTAEDDISLEFVLFIMGLIESKPTSKDQLESQLIWNLFNESLSGRLMNSLVESVDLKEDGPYLQAGSLYRYFGCHSGAEIIYQTLWEEHVYSKSRNQSSPPCDDANHSLLISNCCKVLTFLNQNIRPVLQVIKYSIQSPTMMQSLEEHESDFGHTSLFPNYPQIRAPNAKEKLKIKERLKYGRPPSFSPQISMMRNPRSRVFVCYFGDKKGFPSPFECEGFYRKIGNQGLTFTYNGGKFWDHYQVTPTSTLFYECLLSDNKNEKGQAQRYPGTKDRGNTFSMILRLDPDLELVQHRHSQLASSFKLNLHDPLDVPDFQSSFIEIKPMYEYTINVVPFLTSVSKDFEKLDQRYRECRLLTETKGLRFFKHYTQTGCIYECQINYARAKCGCTPWNVPNLHSNWRLCDFYGNSCFQYVLSSLDTSECDCPVNCNLGRYEYSVTALNMQPERLCRDSYDFDLFNSLVDPIYIGTKQFAQTTRQLLRNESESKLEQCLRKVKRLALVRVQLGSQTVTVAQKDVRVTVGLMLSNLGGTVSLFTGISILSLVQGFYFIYAKARNELLPYLKSCWS, encoded by the exons ATGAAGGCCATGGTAGTGCTGATCGTTTTCTTTCTGGCAATAGTTATGGTTTGGAATTCCCTCCAAGAATCGTTCCAAAACCCAGTTCTGACTTCCCTTCAGTTAGCCGCCGTTATGATGGCCCCATTTCCAGCAATTTCCATTGATACTGGAGACACTATGACGGGTGAAAATTACCTTCAGAAAGCAATTCAACAGATTGAGTTTGAATGTTTGACCAAGGGCGAAGACTCGATGATCTCTTTGCAATATATTTGTTCACCTGACCAGCTTTCTGGAGGCATTCGAGGATTGTTTAATGAAGCAATACAGGTGTTGATGCTTCAGCTTTTGAATAGGATGACTAAACGTCTGGAAGCCAACCCTAAAGAGCTACGACAATcgtattttcatttcaagagaaaatggagaaaactCAACTATGAAACCATTTCGGACGAATTGGTGATCGGAATACAGCAAGGTCATATCAATCAAACCCAATTGATCACCACGATGTCCAATTTGTGTGCGACCTACTTTGGTTTCCAAGACATTTTAGACTTAGTCTACAACCaagaaatcattcaaaaacgGGCGCTGACTAGTTTTGTCCACCACGATTTTAATTCAGTTAACATGACAAAGAATGCAAGTTTGAAAAACACTGTAGATGCAATTCTAATTGCTCCCTTTCGAACTTTGATGTCACGGACGGCTGAAGATGATATATCTCTTGAATTTGTTCTGTTTATTATGGGATTGATCGAATCCAAACCAACTTCAAAAGACCAATTGGAGTCTCAACTAATTTGGAACCTCTTTAATGAATCTCTGTCTGGACGACTTATGAACAGTTTGGTTGAAAGTGTTGATCTCAAGGAAGACGGCCCTTATCTTCAGGCTGGAAGCCTTTACCGGTATTTTGGGTGCCACTCTGGAGCAGAAATAATTTACCAAACACTTTGGGAGGAGCACGTATATTCGAAAAGTAGGAATCAATCTAGTCCGCCTTGTGATGATGCCAATCATTCCTTACTTATATCCAATTGTTGCAAAGTCTTGACCTTTCTGAATCAAAATATCCGACCCGTTCTTCAAGTCATCAAGTATTCTATTCAAAGCCCAACTATGATGCAAAGTTTAGAGGAGCACGAGTCTGACTTTGGTCACACTAGCCTTTTTCCAAATTATCCTCAAATTCGAGCACCAAACGCGAAAGAAAAACTCAAGATCAAGGAACGTTTAAAGTATGGAAGACCTCCATCTTTCAGCCCTCAAATATCCATGATGAGAAATCCACGCTCTCGGGTTTTTGTGTGCTATTTTGGTGATAAGAAGGGCTTTCCTTCGCCATTTGAATGCGAAGGTTTTTACCGAAAGATTGGAAATCAAGGCCTTACCTTCACCTACAACGGTGGGAAGTTCTGGGACCATTACCAAGTAACCCCGACCTCCACATTATTTTACGAGTGCCTTTTGTCggacaataaaaatgaaaagggaCAAGCTCAACGTTATCCCGGGACCAAGGACCGAGGCAACACTTTCTCAATGATTCTTCGATTGGATCCTGACCTCGAATTGGTCCAACACCGTCATTCACAGTTGGCAAGCTCATTCAAACTGAATCTCCACGACCCACTCGATGTCCCTGATTTCCAGAGCTCCTTCATTGAAATCAAACCCATGTACGAGTACACGATCAACGTGGTACCATTTCTAACTTCCGTatccaaagattttgaaaagctggatcAGAGGTACCGTGAGTGTCGGTTGCTCACCGAAACGAAAGGATTGCGTTTTTTTAAGCATTACACTCAAACTGGATGCATTTATGAGTGCCAGATCAATTACGCTCGAGCCAAATGTGGGTGCACGCCGTGGAACGTTCCAAATCTGCATAGCAATTGGCGGTTATGCGATTTCTATGGGAACTCTTGTTTTCAATACGTGCTTTCTTCCCTGGACACCAGTGAATGCGATTGCCCGGTGAATTGCAATTTGGGTCGCTATGAATATTCCGTCACGGCTCTGAACATGCAGCCGGAGAGGCTGTGCCGGGATAGCTatgactttgatttgtttAACAGCCTGGTTGATCCAATTTATATTGGTACGAAGCAATTTGCTCAAACCACGAGACAATTGTTGCGGAACGAGAGTGAGAGTAAACTAGAGCAGTGCCTGAGAAAGGTGAAGCGTTTGGCTTTGGTCCGCGTCCAATTGGGATCTCAAACTGTGACAGTGGCTCAAAAGGATGTCAGAGTGACTGTAGGGCTGatgctttccaatttgg GTGGCACAGTGAGCCTCTTCACGGGTATCAGCATTCTCAGCTTGGTGCAAGGATTCTACTTCATATATGCCAAGGCAAGGAACGAGCTCTTGCCTTATTTGAAATCATGCTGGTCGTGA